A stretch of the Nitratireductor thuwali genome encodes the following:
- the fliF gene encoding flagellar basal-body MS-ring/collar protein FliF, which translates to MPEQLQTVFDNFRALGPRRLGMMAGVLALVMAVVVTGGLYLNRPAYETLYVGLERSDVNQIGLVLGEAGIGFDVVSDGTAVLVPAGKTAQARMLLAEKGLPTSTNAGYELFDNVGSLGLTTFMQEVTRVRALEGEIARTIQSIAGIKAARVHIVMQERGNFRREEQEPSASVVIRSSGIEASAKAASIRYLVSAAVPGLNAEKVTVLDSSGTLLAAGDDPANNTAQRSIGVERTVEAQVEDNIRRALAPYLGPDNFRASVKADVNTDARQVEEVIYDPDSRVERSIQVVRSSDSASQETAATPTTVLQNLPQEDNPATERPTSTEESERREETTNYEMNTKRIATTSNGYEISKLSIAVVVNRARLQAVLGQGATPDQLNERIAEIQSVVASATGFSETRGDVLNVTAVEFIDGLDGVEIVKPGPLAQLGQHTGTLINAAAFVLVAFLVTWFGLKPMTAALLAPAGAGEAAMEEARRSLPGPANEPRLAGGEADRMAELDAEDEEADHPLRLNPAPQDRLARMVDLSEERTAEILRKWARAETEAART; encoded by the coding sequence TTGCCTGAACAGCTTCAAACCGTTTTCGATAATTTCCGGGCGCTCGGGCCACGAAGACTGGGCATGATGGCCGGCGTGCTGGCTCTGGTCATGGCAGTGGTCGTGACAGGCGGGCTTTATCTCAACCGTCCCGCCTACGAGACGCTTTATGTCGGCCTCGAGCGCTCCGACGTAAACCAGATCGGCCTCGTCTTGGGGGAAGCCGGCATCGGCTTCGACGTGGTGTCGGACGGAACCGCTGTGCTCGTTCCCGCCGGCAAGACCGCGCAGGCACGCATGCTACTGGCCGAAAAGGGCCTGCCGACCAGCACCAATGCCGGCTATGAGCTGTTCGACAATGTCGGCTCGCTCGGCCTGACGACCTTTATGCAGGAGGTCACGCGGGTCCGCGCCCTGGAAGGCGAGATCGCCCGCACGATCCAGTCCATCGCCGGCATCAAGGCGGCGCGCGTTCACATCGTCATGCAGGAACGGGGCAATTTCAGACGGGAAGAGCAGGAGCCGTCCGCCTCGGTTGTGATCCGGTCATCGGGCATCGAGGCCAGCGCCAAGGCAGCCTCGATCCGGTACCTGGTTTCCGCCGCTGTTCCGGGCCTCAACGCGGAGAAGGTCACGGTTCTGGATTCCTCCGGAACGCTGCTTGCGGCGGGCGACGACCCCGCCAACAACACCGCGCAGCGCTCCATCGGCGTGGAGCGCACGGTGGAGGCGCAGGTCGAGGACAATATCCGCCGGGCGCTCGCTCCTTATCTCGGTCCCGACAATTTCCGCGCCAGCGTGAAGGCCGACGTCAATACGGATGCCAGGCAGGTCGAGGAGGTGATCTACGATCCCGACTCGCGCGTCGAGCGCTCAATCCAGGTCGTCCGCTCTTCCGACAGCGCCAGCCAGGAGACGGCCGCGACCCCCACCACGGTGCTCCAGAACCTGCCGCAGGAGGACAATCCGGCCACAGAACGGCCCACTTCCACCGAGGAGAGCGAGCGCCGCGAGGAGACCACGAACTACGAGATGAACACCAAGCGCATCGCCACGACGAGCAATGGCTATGAGATCTCGAAGCTGTCGATTGCCGTCGTGGTCAACCGGGCACGCCTCCAGGCCGTGCTGGGCCAGGGCGCCACGCCGGACCAGCTGAACGAACGTATCGCCGAGATCCAGTCGGTCGTGGCCTCCGCCACCGGCTTTTCCGAAACCCGCGGCGATGTCCTCAACGTCACGGCGGTGGAGTTCATCGACGGGTTGGACGGCGTCGAGATCGTCAAGCCGGGTCCGCTGGCGCAGCTTGGACAGCACACCGGAACGCTGATCAATGCAGCCGCTTTCGTGCTTGTCGCCTTTCTCGTCACCTGGTTCGGCCTCAAGCCGATGACGGCTGCCTTGCTCGCCCCGGCCGGCGCCGGCGAGGCGGCCATGGAAGAAGCGCGGCGCTCCCTGCCCGGCCCTGCCAACGAGCCGCGTTTGGCAGGGGGAGAGGCTGACCGGATGGCCGAACTCGACGCGGAAGACGAGGAAGCTGACCACCCGCTCCGGCTCAATCCCGCGCCTCAAGACAGGCTGGCGCGGATGGTCGACCTGAGCGAGGAGCGCACGGCGGAGATTCTGCGCAAGTGGGCGCGCGCCGAAACCGAGGCCGCACGGACATGA
- a CDS encoding MotB family protein, with product MSMDETQDRRPEIIIVRRNNDDEDEGHHGGVWKIAFADFMTAMMCFFLVMWLINAANEQTRAALASYFNPVKLIDRNTNRKGLEEIGQGPQTSTSESNAEKSTDAPAGENDKTSGPSTFKNSTDLSDTRKYSDENFFSNPYAVLAEIASETGTMQNISAKGEGGAQLAGPSSGASGGEAYRDPFAPDFWSQQVVTPRIGVEGDPDEARDQPSGADERAAETGPHQLASQGEAEPASGGPAQTRAEEIEAGERAALAPVPELEPLREIPAPVEPAADAEPDPASAETQQAERTRDTAERVRAELSRALAGEGLEASVTVSAGREGVMISVTDDMRHGMFSIGSAVPGRELVQAMEKIGAILADKPGAIRVHGHTDARPFAGGSYDNWRLSTARAHAAQYMLVHGGLEESRISEVAGFADRRLKIAEDPFAAANRRIDILLEVPQ from the coding sequence ATGAGCATGGACGAGACACAGGACCGACGCCCGGAAATCATCATCGTCCGCCGCAACAACGACGACGAGGACGAGGGCCATCACGGCGGCGTCTGGAAGATCGCTTTCGCCGACTTCATGACGGCCATGATGTGCTTCTTTCTGGTGATGTGGCTGATAAACGCAGCAAACGAGCAGACACGCGCCGCGCTTGCCAGCTATTTCAACCCGGTGAAGCTGATCGACCGCAACACCAACCGCAAGGGTCTCGAGGAGATCGGCCAGGGCCCGCAGACGTCGACCTCGGAAAGCAACGCCGAAAAATCCACCGATGCGCCGGCCGGCGAGAACGACAAGACGTCGGGTCCCTCGACATTCAAGAACTCGACCGATCTGTCGGACACGAGAAAATATTCCGACGAGAACTTCTTCTCCAATCCCTATGCGGTGCTGGCCGAAATCGCATCGGAAACCGGCACGATGCAGAACATATCGGCCAAGGGGGAAGGCGGCGCGCAATTGGCCGGTCCCTCCTCGGGCGCATCGGGCGGTGAAGCCTATCGCGATCCGTTCGCTCCCGATTTCTGGTCGCAGCAGGTCGTCACGCCCCGCATCGGCGTCGAAGGCGATCCCGATGAGGCACGGGATCAGCCCTCCGGCGCCGACGAGCGTGCGGCCGAAACCGGCCCCCATCAGCTCGCTTCGCAAGGCGAGGCGGAACCGGCATCCGGCGGACCGGCGCAAACGAGGGCGGAAGAAATTGAAGCCGGTGAGCGCGCCGCGCTGGCTCCGGTCCCTGAGCTAGAGCCTCTGCGCGAAATCCCTGCCCCCGTCGAACCGGCCGCCGACGCTGAACCCGACCCCGCATCCGCGGAGACGCAACAGGCCGAGCGCACCCGCGACACGGCCGAGCGCGTGCGTGCCGAGCTTTCACGGGCGCTGGCCGGCGAAGGGCTGGAGGCCTCGGTGACCGTTTCGGCTGGCCGCGAAGGCGTCATGATCTCCGTAACGGACGACATGCGGCACGGCATGTTCTCCATCGGCTCGGCGGTGCCCGGGCGCGAACTGGTGCAGGCTATGGAGAAGATCGGCGCCATCCTGGCCGATAAGCCCGGTGCCATCCGCGTGCACGGGCATACCGATGCAAGGCCGTTCGCCGGCGGCTCCTACGACAATTGGCGGCTGTCGACCGCGCGCGCCCACGCCGCCCAATACATGCTCGTGCACGGCGGGCTGGAGGAAAGCCGGATCAGCGAGGTCGCCGGGTTCGCCGACCGCCGGCTCAAGATTGCCGAAGACCCGTTCGCCGCCGCCAACCGGCGCATAGACATTCTGCTCGAGGTGCCGCAGTGA
- a CDS encoding chemotaxis protein, whose protein sequence is MKCRLGIFIALGLALASGAQANALQPYQMVRSLQVVQDKIADGDHAALPMQRKLLGIIDEKFRAAEAADFHDPRNFYALLIYGTSGGNPATLASVVSRLELEGDRDRLGRGVVSYALGNLASAREALDGFDPRQIDDGLAAPLALVAGALHVREDPHRALHLFDEARLLSPGTLVEEAALRRSVELAARLHDMERFASISMQYVRRFLGSPYASQFAEAFVAGVIEMHEMADLALVKRVIDAMDGERAQVIYLRIARKSAIEGYDRLLAFASDNAEAYTEGGKAGPDPRAVLYANVASVTSENVGAVLETLKGIDERQLSANDRQLLHAARAIAERVVSPPRADTTAREVEEAPETASEAVEAETAEEAPADDAAFFAAARDKLKSVDALLGEDER, encoded by the coding sequence GTGAAGTGCCGCCTGGGCATTTTCATCGCGCTGGGCCTGGCGCTGGCGTCCGGCGCCCAGGCAAACGCCCTGCAGCCCTATCAGATGGTCCGCTCGCTTCAGGTCGTCCAAGACAAGATTGCCGACGGCGACCACGCCGCGCTGCCGATGCAGCGCAAGCTTCTCGGCATCATCGACGAGAAGTTCCGCGCCGCCGAAGCCGCTGACTTCCACGACCCGCGAAACTTCTACGCGCTCCTCATCTACGGAACCAGCGGCGGCAATCCGGCGACACTTGCCAGCGTCGTTTCACGGCTTGAGCTGGAAGGCGACCGCGACCGGCTGGGCAGGGGCGTCGTCAGCTACGCGCTCGGCAATCTGGCCTCGGCGCGCGAAGCGCTCGACGGCTTCGATCCGCGCCAGATCGATGACGGCCTAGCGGCTCCGCTGGCGCTCGTCGCCGGTGCGCTGCATGTCCGCGAGGACCCTCACCGCGCCCTCCACCTGTTCGACGAAGCCCGGCTTCTCAGCCCCGGCACGCTGGTCGAGGAGGCGGCGCTCCGCCGCTCCGTGGAACTGGCTGCCCGCCTTCACGACATGGAGCGATTCGCCAGCATTTCCATGCAGTATGTCCGGCGTTTCCTCGGCTCGCCCTATGCCAGCCAGTTCGCCGAGGCGTTTGTGGCCGGCGTGATCGAGATGCACGAAATGGCGGATCTGGCCCTGGTCAAGCGCGTCATCGACGCCATGGACGGAGAGCGGGCGCAGGTGATCTACCTTCGGATTGCGCGCAAGAGCGCGATCGAGGGGTATGACCGGCTCCTGGCCTTCGCCTCCGACAATGCCGAAGCCTATACCGAGGGCGGCAAAGCCGGACCGGATCCCCGCGCCGTGCTCTATGCCAATGTCGCCTCCGTGACTTCCGAGAATGTCGGCGCCGTTCTGGAGACGTTGAAGGGGATCGACGAGCGACAGCTTTCGGCCAACGACCGCCAGCTTCTGCACGCAGCACGCGCCATCGCCGAGCGGGTCGTTTCGCCCCCGCGCGCCGATACGACCGCGCGAGAGGTTGAAGAAGCCCCCGAGACGGCGTCCGAGGCGGTCGAGGCAGAGACAGCGGAGGAAGCGCCCGCCGACGACGCGGCCTTTTTCGCCGCGGCTCGGGACAAGCTCAAATCCGTGGACGCCCTGCTCGGCGAGGATGAACGATGA
- a CDS encoding flagellar hook-length control protein FliK translates to MTEPVRPNALAAIGLSRDNPRNAEGGTALAGLFRKELGGDVPPRQGEPAALPGDAAQPRAHLKLSDLFEKLKLPEDAGPGQATKGELPPSSAEPGELGDTEDQEPGIHMADAAAAAVTAANAPAVGPAAGQSHPPDADMETGDAGEMRQPADRTSQAAGKAGEQAAKAIGGPFEFRDAPLPPLGRSGDAENIQRPGAAANGEKVAAVAAKPGAAGDMAEDRSDQRQQGGNGDNAKTFRVVSVQSAPAPAAMTVSAGPTGAALVGSLNTDPGFAAAAAEAARIAASGGERPTGPLHTLKIQLHPAELGAVTAKLSLSGEQLMVEIQVDNADARQRLNADGDSMLRALRAMGYEVDRIQISQNAGNTSPAAGNQPGGRETSLQQSTGGDRQSGSGANGEGGSNRGQEAARGRDGEMRNDDPSGGGLYI, encoded by the coding sequence ATGACAGAACCGGTCCGACCGAACGCGCTTGCCGCCATCGGCCTTTCCCGCGACAATCCTCGCAATGCCGAAGGCGGCACAGCGCTGGCCGGCCTGTTCCGCAAGGAGCTCGGCGGCGACGTTCCGCCCAGGCAGGGCGAGCCTGCCGCCCTGCCCGGTGATGCGGCGCAGCCAAGGGCCCATCTGAAGCTTTCCGACCTGTTCGAAAAGCTCAAGCTGCCGGAAGACGCCGGGCCGGGACAAGCGACGAAAGGCGAGCTGCCGCCCTCGTCCGCCGAGCCCGGCGAGCTCGGCGATACGGAGGACCAGGAGCCCGGCATCCATATGGCGGACGCTGCTGCGGCGGCGGTGACGGCCGCGAACGCCCCGGCAGTGGGTCCTGCCGCCGGCCAGTCCCATCCGCCGGACGCCGATATGGAAACCGGCGATGCCGGTGAGATGAGGCAGCCGGCTGACCGGACGTCTCAGGCAGCGGGCAAGGCCGGCGAGCAGGCAGCGAAAGCGATCGGCGGGCCTTTCGAATTCCGGGATGCACCGCTCCCGCCGCTAGGCCGCTCGGGCGATGCTGAGAACATCCAGCGACCCGGCGCAGCCGCAAACGGCGAGAAGGTTGCGGCGGTGGCGGCCAAGCCCGGGGCGGCCGGCGACATGGCGGAAGACCGCTCCGACCAGCGCCAGCAGGGAGGCAACGGCGACAACGCGAAGACCTTTCGCGTGGTAAGCGTGCAATCGGCGCCGGCGCCGGCTGCCATGACGGTTTCCGCAGGTCCGACCGGGGCCGCCCTTGTCGGAAGCCTCAACACCGATCCCGGCTTTGCGGCAGCCGCCGCGGAGGCGGCACGGATCGCGGCCTCCGGCGGCGAGCGGCCGACTGGTCCCCTTCACACGCTGAAAATCCAGCTCCACCCGGCAGAGCTTGGCGCCGTGACGGCCAAGCTCAGCCTGTCGGGAGAACAACTCATGGTAGAAATACAGGTCGACAACGCCGATGCCCGCCAGCGGCTCAACGCCGACGGCGATTCGATGCTGCGGGCCTTGCGGGCAATGGGCTATGAAGTCGACCGCATCCAGATTTCGCAGAACGCCGGCAACACTTCTCCGGCTGCAGGGAACCAGCCCGGCGGGCGCGAGACCTCGCTGCAGCAAAGCACCGGCGGGGACCGCCAATCGGGCAGCGGAGCGAATGGCGAAGGAGGCTCCAACCGCGGCCAGGAAGCGGCGCGCGGCCGTGACGGCGAGATGAGGAACGATGATCCTTCGGGCGGCGGCCTTTACATCTAG
- a CDS encoding transglycosylase SLT domain-containing protein — protein sequence MILRAAAFTSSLIFSAAIAQANPCEAEILRASSKYDVPAGILYAVGLTETGVRGSLQPYALNIEGRAVFAKTSREAQALFAEARKRGKTLIDLGCMQVNHHYHGREFRSVADMLNPRKNVDYAARFLVRLKQRHATWSMAVARYHAGPDNDPAQKRYICRVIANMVATGFGKWTDPAREFCNH from the coding sequence ATGATCCTTCGGGCGGCGGCCTTTACATCTAGCCTCATCTTCTCGGCCGCGATTGCGCAAGCCAATCCCTGCGAAGCGGAGATCCTGCGGGCTTCGTCGAAATACGACGTTCCCGCAGGCATCCTGTATGCCGTCGGCCTTACGGAGACCGGCGTCCGCGGCAGTCTGCAGCCTTACGCGCTGAACATCGAGGGCAGGGCCGTATTCGCGAAAACCAGTCGAGAGGCGCAGGCCCTGTTCGCTGAAGCCAGAAAGCGCGGAAAGACGCTCATCGACCTCGGCTGCATGCAGGTGAACCACCACTATCATGGCCGCGAATTCCGGTCCGTCGCCGACATGCTGAACCCGCGCAAGAACGTCGACTATGCGGCGCGCTTTCTGGTAAGGCTGAAGCAGAGGCACGCCACCTGGTCGATGGCCGTCGCCCGCTATCACGCCGGCCCCGACAACGACCCGGCACAGAAGCGCTACATCTGCCGCGTCATCGCCAATATGGTCGCCACGGGTTTCGGAAAATGGACCGATCCGGCACGGGAGTTCTGCAATCATTAG
- a CDS encoding response regulator transcription factor: MIVVVDERELVTEGYNSLFGREGIATASFGPGEFGEWVETVAEDDLKAVSAFLLGQCETGDLPARRIRGRSNAPVIALAEQNSLEDTLRLFESGVDDVVRKPVHVREILARITAIGRRAQAMEPNYTEVGAMRIFADGRDPEIDGQPLPLPRRERRILEYLASNASRRVTKSQIFNAIYGIFDEEVEENVVESHISKLRKKLRTKLGFDPIDSKRYLGYRLVV; the protein is encoded by the coding sequence ATGATTGTTGTGGTGGACGAGCGTGAGCTCGTAACCGAGGGGTATAACTCACTTTTCGGACGAGAAGGGATCGCGACGGCAAGTTTCGGCCCCGGCGAGTTCGGCGAATGGGTCGAGACTGTCGCGGAAGACGATTTGAAAGCCGTCAGCGCGTTTCTGCTCGGCCAGTGTGAAACGGGTGACTTGCCGGCACGGCGCATTCGTGGTCGGTCGAACGCCCCGGTCATCGCCCTTGCCGAACAGAACTCCCTGGAAGACACGCTCCGCCTGTTTGAATCCGGTGTCGACGATGTCGTTCGAAAGCCGGTGCATGTGCGCGAGATCCTGGCCCGAATCACGGCGATCGGCCGGCGCGCGCAGGCCATGGAGCCCAACTATACCGAAGTCGGCGCCATGCGCATTTTTGCCGATGGCCGCGATCCCGAGATCGACGGCCAGCCGCTGCCGCTGCCGCGGCGCGAGAGGCGCATCCTGGAATATCTGGCAAGCAACGCCTCGCGGCGGGTGACCAAGAGCCAGATATTCAACGCCATCTACGGCATCTTCGACGAGGAGGTCGAAGAGAACGTGGTGGAAAGCCACATCTCCAAGCTGCGCAAGAAGCTGCGCACGAAGCTCGGCTTCGATCCCATCGATTCCAAGCGCTACCTCGGCTACCGGCTGGTCGTGTGA
- a CDS encoding flagellar hook protein FlgE: MSLYGMMRTGVSGMNAQANRLSTVADNIANSSTNGYKRAKTEFSTLVVPSTEGSYNSGGVTTTVRTAVSTQGVLQYTTSVTDLAIKGDGFFVVQDPGGQPVLTRAGSFVLNSEGQMVNAAGLKLMGYSYANGEPTATANGFNGLEPVTIAQAELVATPSRNGLLKANLPADAAVVAPADLPSANAATAEYSAKTSMVAYSNRGEQVLLDVYFTKTGTDAWEVAVYDRADAAPNTSFPYASGPLTTEALTFDPATGKLDGLSATGITVAVPDGDNLDIDLSSLTQLAAGFDVLDAEVDGAAPSAIESVEIGTDGVIYAQYADGSFRPMYKIPVASVPSPDQLQVISGNLFAASPESGAVRMGFAGQAGLGQVVSGALENSNVDIAEELTNMIESQRSYTANSKVFQTGSDLMELLVNLKR, from the coding sequence ATGAGCCTTTACGGCATGATGCGAACCGGCGTTTCCGGCATGAATGCCCAGGCAAACCGCCTGTCGACGGTCGCCGACAACATCGCCAATTCCAGCACCAACGGCTACAAGCGCGCCAAGACGGAGTTCTCCACCCTCGTCGTGCCGAGCACCGAAGGCTCCTACAATTCCGGCGGCGTCACCACGACCGTGCGCACCGCCGTCTCCACCCAGGGCGTGCTGCAGTATACGACGTCCGTCACCGACCTCGCGATCAAGGGCGACGGCTTCTTCGTCGTGCAGGATCCCGGCGGCCAGCCTGTTCTGACGCGCGCCGGCTCCTTCGTCCTCAACAGCGAAGGCCAGATGGTCAATGCAGCCGGACTGAAGCTGATGGGCTACAGCTATGCCAACGGCGAGCCGACAGCCACGGCCAACGGCTTCAACGGCCTCGAACCGGTGACCATTGCGCAGGCCGAGCTTGTCGCAACGCCGTCCCGCAATGGACTGCTGAAAGCGAACCTGCCGGCCGACGCCGCAGTCGTCGCACCGGCTGATCTGCCGTCTGCCAATGCCGCGACCGCCGAATATTCGGCCAAGACATCCATGGTCGCCTACAGCAACCGCGGCGAACAGGTGCTGCTGGATGTGTACTTCACCAAGACCGGCACCGACGCCTGGGAAGTGGCCGTTTATGACCGCGCCGACGCCGCGCCCAACACCTCGTTCCCCTATGCATCCGGCCCGCTGACGACGGAAGCCCTGACCTTCGACCCGGCGACCGGTAAGCTCGATGGCCTCAGCGCCACCGGCATCACCGTAGCGGTACCCGACGGCGACAATCTGGACATCGACCTTTCCTCCCTGACCCAGCTTGCCGCAGGTTTCGATGTGCTTGACGCCGAAGTCGACGGCGCGGCGCCGAGCGCGATCGAAAGCGTCGAGATCGGCACGGATGGCGTCATCTATGCCCAGTATGCGGACGGCTCTTTCCGTCCGATGTACAAGATACCGGTGGCCTCGGTGCCGAGCCCGGACCAGCTTCAGGTGATTTCGGGCAACCTCTTTGCCGCCAGTCCCGAGTCGGGCGCCGTGCGCATGGGCTTTGCCGGCCAGGCCGGGCTGGGCCAGGTGGTGTCCGGCGCGCTGGAGAACTCGAATGTCGACATCGCCGAGGAGTTGACCAACATGATCGAGTCGCAGCGCAGCTACACCGCGAATTCCAAAGTGTTCCAGACCGGATCGGATTTGATGGAGCTCCTGGTCAACCTCAAGAGGTAG
- the flgK gene encoding flagellar hook-associated protein FlgK has translation MSLTTALGIAQSALFNTSRQTSTASRNISEASNPDYARRSSILSSTGAGARVAEVRRATNEVLFRQNLSAISSWQAQSGLSRGLDTLQLQINGVDNATSPAASLSQLMQALETYAATPSNKTLAENAVNAARATVRTLNNGTTAIQSFRAGADREITQSVEELNRLLADFESVNREIVTGTRMGRDVNDALDQREALLKKISEYVPVSTITRSDNDMVVMTRDGTTLFETIPRPITFASTGTYTAGTSGNQVYVDGVPLAAGTGGNTTATGKLAAQLQLRDTVAVHMQRQLDEVARGLIAAFAETDPGGVMADAAGLFTWPGGPALPASGTLVDGLAGTIAVNAAMDSTQGGNPELLRDGGANGAAYVHNSTGGASFSDLLLAYTAKLDEPMAFDPTASLGASMSLAAFSSGSISWLESLRQEASSGAEAKEALVTRTGTALSNETGVNIDEEMALLLDLEHSYQASARLMSIVDEMLATLMSIGR, from the coding sequence ATGTCGCTCACCACTGCTCTGGGTATCGCACAATCGGCGTTGTTCAATACGTCGCGGCAGACGAGCACTGCTTCCCGCAACATCTCGGAAGCTTCCAATCCCGACTATGCGCGCCGCAGCTCCATCCTTTCGAGCACAGGGGCTGGCGCGCGCGTAGCCGAGGTCCGCAGGGCGACCAACGAAGTCCTCTTTCGGCAGAATCTCTCGGCGATCTCGAGCTGGCAGGCACAGTCCGGCCTTTCCCGCGGCCTCGACACGCTGCAGCTCCAGATCAACGGAGTCGACAACGCCACCTCGCCGGCAGCCTCGCTGAGCCAGCTCATGCAGGCGCTGGAGACCTACGCGGCGACACCCTCCAACAAGACGCTGGCGGAAAACGCCGTCAACGCCGCACGCGCCACCGTCCGCACGCTGAACAACGGCACGACCGCCATTCAGTCCTTCCGCGCCGGCGCGGACCGCGAGATCACGCAGTCGGTCGAGGAACTGAACCGCCTCCTGGCCGACTTCGAAAGCGTGAACCGGGAGATCGTCACCGGCACGCGCATGGGACGCGACGTCAACGACGCGCTGGACCAGCGTGAAGCGCTCCTGAAGAAGATTTCCGAATACGTTCCCGTATCCACCATCACGCGCAGCGACAACGACATGGTGGTGATGACGCGCGACGGGACGACCCTGTTCGAGACCATTCCCCGCCCCATCACATTCGCATCGACCGGGACCTATACTGCCGGCACGAGCGGCAATCAGGTCTATGTCGACGGCGTGCCGCTTGCCGCCGGAACCGGGGGAAACACCACCGCGACCGGAAAACTGGCGGCCCAGCTCCAGCTCCGCGACACCGTGGCGGTGCACATGCAGCGCCAGCTCGACGAGGTCGCGCGCGGGCTCATCGCGGCCTTCGCGGAGACGGATCCCGGTGGCGTGATGGCCGATGCGGCCGGCCTCTTCACCTGGCCCGGCGGCCCGGCCCTACCGGCATCGGGAACGCTGGTGGACGGGCTTGCCGGCACCATCGCCGTGAACGCCGCCATGGATTCCACGCAAGGCGGAAATCCCGAACTGCTCCGTGACGGCGGCGCGAACGGCGCAGCCTATGTGCACAACAGCACCGGCGGCGCTTCTTTCTCGGACCTGCTTCTGGCTTACACGGCCAAGCTCGACGAACCCATGGCCTTCGATCCGACGGCCTCGCTCGGCGCCTCCATGAGCCTTGCCGCATTCTCCTCCGGCTCCATCAGCTGGCTTGAAAGCCTCAGGCAGGAGGCCTCCAGCGGGGCCGAGGCCAAGGAAGCACTCGTTACCCGTACCGGCACCGCTCTTTCCAACGAAACAGGGGTCAATATAGACGAGGAAATGGCGCTACTCCTCGATCTCGAACATTCCTATCAGGCATCCGCGCGGCTCATGAGCATCGTCGACGAGATGCTGGCCACGTTGATGTCGATCGGGCGGTAA
- a CDS encoding flagellar hook-associated family protein — protein MKTSFISSHAMSQSMRSQMMRMQVELAQKQQEATTGRVADSGIALGARAGYSFSMARDIERYQGLLDSNSVASNRLSATQNSLQQLSDIGSELLSTLTAAISGVDDTAIVRTSAKRVLESVTSILNSNLNGEYLFAGINTDVKPINDFTAPGSPNKAQFDADFFGYFGFSQTDPAAAGITAAQMNDFLSTVLEPSFMGAGWQASWSNASDETITSRITQNETAETSTTANSTGMRKLALVAAALSDLLEGPLNGEARAALYERSTALIAEAVPDIAKTQSEVGVAENRIKDANERVSAQIDLFKTFITDLEGVDAYEAATKVNELLTQIETSYALTARIQQLSLLNYLS, from the coding sequence ATGAAGACCTCCTTCATTTCCTCCCATGCCATGTCGCAGTCCATGCGCAGCCAGATGATGCGCATGCAGGTGGAACTCGCCCAGAAGCAACAGGAGGCAACGACAGGCCGCGTTGCCGATTCCGGCATCGCGCTCGGTGCACGAGCCGGCTACAGCTTCTCAATGGCGCGCGACATCGAACGCTACCAGGGCCTGCTCGACTCCAACAGCGTGGCATCGAACCGGCTGAGCGCCACGCAGAACTCGCTTCAGCAGCTCAGCGACATCGGTTCCGAGCTCCTTTCCACGCTGACGGCAGCCATTTCCGGCGTCGATGACACCGCCATCGTGCGCACCAGCGCCAAGCGCGTTCTGGAATCCGTGACCAGCATCCTGAACAGCAACCTGAACGGCGAATACCTGTTCGCCGGCATCAACACCGACGTGAAGCCGATCAACGACTTCACCGCGCCGGGCTCGCCGAACAAGGCGCAGTTCGACGCCGACTTCTTCGGCTATTTCGGCTTTAGCCAGACCGACCCGGCGGCAGCCGGCATTACCGCCGCCCAGATGAACGACTTCCTGAGCACGGTGCTGGAACCAAGCTTCATGGGCGCCGGCTGGCAGGCCAGTTGGTCGAACGCTTCGGACGAGACGATCACCAGCCGGATCACGCAGAACGAGACGGCCGAGACCTCCACGACGGCCAACAGCACCGGCATGCGCAAGCTGGCGCTGGTGGCGGCGGCGCTGTCAGACCTCCTCGAAGGGCCGCTCAATGGCGAGGCTCGCGCAGCGCTCTACGAGCGTTCGACGGCGCTGATCGCCGAGGCGGTTCCCGACATCGCCAAGACCCAGTCGGAAGTAGGCGTGGCCGAGAACCGCATCAAGGATGCAAACGAGCGCGTCTCCGCGCAGATCGACCTGTTCAAGACATTCATCACCGACCTTGAGGGCGTCGACGCCTATGAGGCGGCGACCAAGGTCAACGAGCTGCTCACCCAGATCGAAACATCCTACGCGCTCACTGCGCGCATCCAGCAGTTGAGCCTGCTCAACTACCTGTCGTAA